In a genomic window of Flavobacteriales bacterium:
- a CDS encoding TPM domain-containing protein, with amino-acid sequence MPKAIHPVGLLLLLLVLSSGGCTKEHPVGHVLDMEEVLTPGQHRKLDSLFRAHEAITGNEIALVSHATFNGRSAMEYATAFGDSAGVGEKDKDNGVVIAFSKARREVFIATGYGTERVLHDSICQRIVDNEMLPRFKQEDYFGGLYSGGRSIVDFLARPENRIP; translated from the coding sequence ATGCCCAAGGCCATCCATCCAGTCGGCCTTCTTCTCCTTCTGCTGGTGCTTTCTTCAGGCGGATGCACCAAGGAGCATCCGGTCGGGCATGTCCTGGACATGGAAGAAGTGCTTACCCCTGGGCAGCATCGCAAGCTGGACAGTCTCTTCCGTGCGCACGAGGCGATCACTGGAAACGAGATCGCCCTTGTCTCGCACGCGACCTTCAATGGCCGCAGCGCGATGGAATACGCCACGGCGTTCGGCGATTCAGCCGGTGTTGGCGAAAAGGACAAGGACAATGGTGTCGTCATCGCATTCAGCAAGGCGCGACGCGAAGTATTCATCGCAACAGGATATGGGACTGAACGTGTCCTGCACGATAGTATCTGCCAGCGCATCGTTGACAACGAGATGCTTCCGCGCTTCAAGCAAGAGGACTATTTCGGCGGATTGTACTCCGGAGGCCGTTCCATTGTCGATTTCCTCGCGCGGCCCGAGAACAGGATCCCATGA
- a CDS encoding AI-2E family transporter, giving the protein MPFASGSDALARFVNVLLAVVLSITVLHFGRDLFILLVVSGLFAFLLLPFARRMERWMPRWAGALVATLALVVVVLGLFFFLGFQLTRFGSDFPALQERFASKGEAFFDWVEGRTNLDRREQIQWFNAHLSDVANLGGQAALRLFSGTGSALASIVPIPFFVFLLLLLKDRFRTFFTRLGTTREGAVLDVMVRISVLSRKYLRGVVNVGVVFGALCSIGFGLIGLKYAVLLGFVLALLNVVPYIGALVGSVLPVFVALVTNDSPWHAAAALGVVLIVQFLDNNLITPKVVGSSVSINPLASMLALIGFGALWGVAGMLLAIPITGMLKVVCDSVPSLQPWGYLLGEEIETPKEKRFHLRFKRKDGGAKKDAQ; this is encoded by the coding sequence ATGCCCTTCGCTTCAGGAAGTGATGCACTCGCGCGTTTCGTGAACGTGCTGCTGGCCGTGGTCCTGAGCATCACGGTGCTCCACTTCGGCCGCGACCTCTTCATCCTGCTGGTCGTCTCCGGGCTCTTCGCCTTCCTGCTGCTGCCCTTCGCACGGCGCATGGAGCGCTGGATGCCCCGTTGGGCCGGAGCCCTCGTCGCCACGCTGGCGCTGGTGGTCGTCGTGCTCGGGCTCTTCTTCTTCCTCGGTTTCCAGCTCACGCGCTTCGGTTCGGACTTCCCCGCGCTGCAGGAGCGGTTCGCGAGCAAGGGTGAGGCCTTCTTCGACTGGGTGGAGGGCCGGACCAACCTCGACCGCCGTGAGCAGATCCAATGGTTCAATGCGCACCTCAGCGACGTGGCGAACCTCGGCGGGCAGGCGGCCCTGCGGCTCTTCTCGGGAACGGGCTCCGCCCTCGCGAGCATCGTGCCCATCCCGTTCTTCGTCTTCCTGCTGCTCCTGCTGAAGGACCGCTTCCGCACCTTCTTCACGCGGCTCGGCACCACGCGCGAAGGCGCGGTGCTCGATGTGATGGTGCGCATCAGCGTGCTCTCGCGCAAGTACCTGCGCGGCGTGGTCAATGTGGGCGTGGTCTTCGGGGCGCTCTGCTCCATCGGCTTCGGCCTCATCGGCCTGAAGTACGCGGTGCTGCTGGGTTTCGTGCTGGCCTTGCTGAACGTGGTGCCTTACATCGGCGCGCTGGTGGGCAGCGTGCTCCCGGTCTTCGTGGCGCTGGTCACCAACGACTCGCCCTGGCACGCCGCAGCGGCGCTCGGCGTGGTGCTCATCGTGCAGTTCCTCGACAATAACCTCATCACGCCCAAGGTGGTGGGCAGCAGCGTGAGCATCAATCCGCTGGCTAGCATGCTGGCGCTGATCGGATTCGGCGCGTTATGGGGCGTGGCAGGCATGCTGCTCGCGATCCCGATCACGGGCATGCTCAAGGTGGTGTGCGATAGCGTGCCCTCCTTGCAGCCGTGGGGCTACCTGCTCGGCGAGGAGATCGAGACCCCGAAGGAGAAGCGCTTCCACTTGCGGTTCAAGCGGAAGGACGGAGGGGCGAAGAAGGATGCTCAATGA
- a CDS encoding DUF3817 domain-containing protein: MQDPIIRRFRTVAIAEGVSFILLLFIAMPLKHFFGMPMAVKVVGWAHGALFIAYWVAAVPLFTKLKWDPERIVGLGLASVLPFGTFVLERKWLR; the protein is encoded by the coding sequence ATGCAAGACCCTATCATCCGCCGCTTCCGAACCGTGGCCATCGCCGAAGGCGTGAGCTTCATCCTGCTGCTGTTCATCGCCATGCCCTTGAAGCATTTCTTCGGAATGCCGATGGCCGTGAAGGTGGTGGGCTGGGCCCATGGCGCGCTCTTCATCGCCTACTGGGTCGCTGCCGTACCGCTCTTCACCAAATTGAAGTGGGACCCGGAGCGCATCGTGGGCCTTGGCCTCGCGAGCGTGCTGCCCTTCGGCACCTTCGTGCTGGAGCGCAAGTGGCTGCGCTGA